The following proteins come from a genomic window of Drosophila sulfurigaster albostrigata strain 15112-1811.04 chromosome X, ASM2355843v2, whole genome shotgun sequence:
- the LOC133848798 gene encoding terminal uridylyltransferase Tailor-like, with protein MTSNVEFRQTKSNLPLGQDNAANCTVCDASFKTLQECLAHELLKHTIMTLTKLPKRLGAISKLSASEQTQSERRLLEELLVQLPPGQQLKAVLSFYAGNSAKLEECFVEVRKDIENQLHGIPLAIYPYGSFVTGLALKDSDIDLYLKSIDGNSNAMSHSQLYEEINRLLRHTDCFSDVIAIRNAGVPIIRFKHVASGLRLDINMSHPNGIHNSRFVAELLNRDVRLRELFLFVKIWAKKLLIIGKAMTSYCLITLIIYQLQQQRHLPSIKKLQSGIPVSDVGGINYAYNLEHVPALPDFLTTFDLISGFFDLYSDMDFEKKMLSPYLGHALDVEAAFTVPGNFPEYNAQVLAIETARQERIKPFNVECDVFVQDPFDLSRNLGQYISKTQLSYLNQCLAAANEACNDAKLKSTPPKFYDYLLFGLAEHLVEEHRLGYVLPAKQRQQLTKKAVKTADALPKRMNANRCQRKQ; from the exons ATGACCAGCAACGTGGAATTTCGTCAAACCAAGTCCAACTTGCCATTGGGCCAAGATAATGCAGCCAATTGCACAGTATGTGATGCTTCGTTTAAGACACTGCAAGAGTGTTTGGCCCACGAATTACTCAAGCACACAATCATGACACTGACGAAGCTGCCCAAACGCCTCGGTGCCATCTCCAAACTCTCTGCCAGCGAACAAACCCAATCCGAACGACGCCTGCTGGAGGAATTGCTCGTCCAGTTACCACCTGGACAGCAACTGAAAGCCGTATTGTCATTCTATGCTGGCAATAGTGCTAAATTGGAGGAATGCTTTGTGGAAGTGCGCAAGGACATAGAGAATCAGCTGCATGGCATTCCATTGGCTATCTATCCATATGGCTCGTTTGTCACGGGTTTGGCTTTGAAGG ATAGCGATattgatttgtatttgaaatcCATTGACGGCAATTCGAATGCAATGTCGCATAGTCAATTGTACGAGGAAATCAACCGCCTTTTGCGTCACACGGATTGCTTTTCAGATGTGATTGCCATACGAAATGCTGGAGTTCCAATCATTCGTTTCAAGCATGTGGCGAGCGGCTTGCGTCTGGACATCAACATGTCCCATCCGAATGGCATCCATAATTCTCGCTTTGTGGCCGAACTGTTGAATCGAGATGTACGCCTGCGTGAGCTGTTCTTGTTCGTAAAGATTTGGGCCAAGAAACTGTTGATTATTGGCAAAGCCATGACAAGCTATTGCCTGATTACGCTCATCATTTatcagctgcaacagcaacgacactTGCCCTCGATAAAGAAGCTGCAGTCTGGCATTCCTGTCTCCGATGTTGGAGGCATTAACTATGCGTATAACCTTGAGCATGTGCCAGCTTTGCCGGATTTTTTGACCACCTTTGATCTGATCAGCGGATTCTTTGATCTCTACAGTGACATGGACTTTGAGAAGAAGATGCTGTCGCCGTATTTGGGTCATGCCTTGGATGTGGAAGCAGCGTTCACGGTTCCGGGAAACTTTCCCGAATACAATGCCCAAGTGCTAGCCATCGAGACGGCCAGGCAAGAGCGCATCAAACCGTTTAATGTTGAATGTGACGTTTTCGTGCAGGATCCATTTGACCTATCGCGCAATCTGGGTCAATACATATCAAAAACGCAACTATCCTATCTCAATCAGTGCTTGGCAGCGGCAAACGAGGCATGCAACGATGCCAAATTAAAGTCAACGCCGCCCAAATTTTATGACTACTTGCTGTTTGGGCTTGCCGAGCATCTGGTGGAGGAACATCGCTTGGGCTACGTGCTCCCAGCTAAGCAACGCCAACAGCTGACAAAGAAAGCAGTGAAGACTGCcgatgca CTGCCAAAGCGGATGAACGCCAACAGATGCCAAAGAAAGCAGTGA